The Streptomyces armeniacus genomic interval GCGTCGGCGCGGCGCTCAGCGAACACCTCCGCGTCGCCAAGGGCGTCGTCCGCCGCCCGGACCTCACGGGGTACGCGCTGCCCACGTCGCTGGACGCGCCGGACATCCGCATCGTCAAGCTCATCGAGGAACGCGACGTCGTCGCGCCCTTCGGCGCGAAGGCGGCGTCGGCGGTCCCGGTGGTCGTCTCCCCGGCAGCGGTGGCCTGCGCGGTCCGCTCGGCCACGGGCCGCCCGGTGGTCCGCCTCCCCATCCGCCCCCAGGCGGCGGTGGGGACACCGCAGCAGTAACGCCTCGCGCCGGGCGTTCCGTGGCGCTGCGGTTCCGCGGCTCCGTGGCCGTAGCCGACTCGGGCGCTGCGCACAGGCGTTGCCGTGGGCCGCGCCCGACGGTCGCGTGCCGCCTTGACTGTCACTCGTCCGAGGCCACGGTCTAGGTATGCGTACTCATGCGACGCGTGACACTCCCGTCACAGAATGCTCTGGGCGCGGGGACGTCACGATGGCGCCCACCGGTGTGACTTCCTCGCGCTGTCACTAGGATGATGTCCGGTGCTACGAGGAGTAGTTGACACCATGTGCGGACGAGGCGGACCGGCTTGGCGGCGTACGACGGCGGGACTCAACACGGGCTCCCGGCCCCGGGGTTGGTACCGCGCGTGCCGGCACCGAACGGTGGCCGCCCCGGAACGGGACTCCACACGCCGCCCGTCCCCGAGAGACGGTTCCCCCGACTCGCCCCACGGCACCGACGGTTGATCGCGCGACGGAATTCGTCGCGCACTGACCCGCACCATCCGAACGCGACCTGACCGAACCGGGGGGAACAGCATGTCGTTTGACGACGAGTGGGCCAACCACCAGTCCAACGCCACACACATGCAGCTCAATCAGATGCCGGCCGACCGTGGGTCCGGTGGCGACACCGACGGGCTGTCGCACGTGGAGTCCGAGAAGCGCAAGGCCGCCACGTACATCCAGGAGACACTGGGCCCTGCCGTGAAGAAGGCCGGCGCCAAGGCGGACACGGACTCGGAATCCGTGACGGGGAGCAGCAGCGCTTCGAGCGCGATCAGCCCCGGCGCACTGGACGGCTGGGAGACAAAGGCCGGACTGAAGCACTGCCTCACCGAGTGGGACCGTCAGCTGAAGAACCTCACGAACCGGCTGAGCAGCGAGATGTCCGCCCTTGGAACGACGAACAACCTGTTCCGGAGCAACGAGACCTTCACCGCCGGCCAGTTCGCCCTCGGCAAGGACAACGGTCTCCACCCGCGCAGCAACATCTCGGACTTCACGGGGAACTGACATGCCACTCACCTACCACGATGTCATCCACACGGACCTGTCCTCACTCACCGAGGCCGCCAAAGCGTGGCGCGCCATGGGTACGAAACTCGGCGAACTGCGCACCAACTACCGCGACCACGTCCGCGGCCTGACCGAGAACGGCTCGTGGAGGGGCGTCTCCGCCACGATGTTCAGCGCGTCGTCCGACGTCACGTACCACGAGTTCTTCGGCGCGAAGAAGCAGGCGACGGCCATCGGAAACCTCCTGGACGACGCCCACACACAGCTGTCGAAGCTGAAGAAGGGCGTCGAGAAGGTCCGGGACGAGGCGATCGCCGCGGGGATGAAGGTCAGCGCCGACGGAGTCTGCAACTTCGACTACGACAAGGCAACGGAAGGCGAGGCCACCGCCGCTCGCCACGACCCGGGACTGGCAGAAACCGAGAACAGCTGGACCAAAGCGATAGCGGACGCAGTACGGAAAGTCTCCGACGCGGACCACGGCATCAAGCTGGCCCTCCAGAACGTGACCAAGGACAGCGACGGCAAGGGCGAGTCCCGCGGCTTCAACAGCAAGGCCATGGGCGACGTCGAGAAGTACGAGGGCAGGCGCGGTGCGGAACTGGGAACGAAGCTGAACTCCGGCGAGGACCTGTCGCCCAAGGAAATGACAGAGTTCCGCCGCCTGATGCGGGACAACTCGGACAATACGAGCTACAGCCGTACGCTGCTGAACACGCTCGGGGCCGACGGCACCATCAAGCTCACCAACAGATTGAATGATCGCGCCTATTACGACGACACCGACAAGAAGAAACAGTACCTTGGCTTGGAAAAGCAGCTGGCGATGTCTCTGAAGACTGCAACGATGGTCAAGGGGCGCGACCAAGCCGCTGACAAGGCTTTTACTGCGAGGTGGCTCAGGGAGCTGAGGAAAGCCGGAGTGAAGGAGTACGACCTTGAGGTCGTCAACGACCAGCGAGTCACCGTATCGGATCAGAAAGCTCGCGGTTACCAGAGTCTGATCACTCTTATGAGGCAGGGTAGCGGCTACGACGAGGCATTTGTTCACCAGCTCGCCGATGACATTCGCGATGCCGAGACGGGTGATCCCGACATTTGGGATCTGGATGGCACTTATTCCGGCGGCGCGAACGAAGACGGCACGTCGCGAAGCGGCAACGGTTGGTTCGCTAATGACCCACTTGACGGTGTGCTGGGGATCATGAGCAAAGATCCTGGCGCGGCGACATCCTACTTTGACACGCCCGGTTCCAACTTGGGCAGCGAACGGCTCCACTATCTTCAAGCTGAACGCGATTGGGATCACATCAATCAGTACCGAATTGATAGCGATGGTGTTGCAATCCCAAGAGGGAGTGACACTCAAGACGCCGACAATCGTACTGGGTTCGGGGCGGCTCTCGAGGCAGCGATGACCGGGAATACCCCTGGAGCGGATGCGCCAGCGAAATTCACGGAACATAGTCATGCGGAGACTCGGGTATTTGAGAACGTCGTCAAGTCGTATGCGGAAATCACCAAAGTCGACCCTGGCGCCATGCCTGACAATATTAGGCAAAACATGGCCAATGCTATCGCCTACTACCCGAGTGACGTCCATGAGATCCTCGGCAGGGATTTTGACTTCGCAGAATCTGACATGTCGACCGGGTCCAATAACGTGAGCGGTGTCAATGAAGCGACCATGACTCGGTTTATTCGTGCGGCATCTGAAGATGGGGGAGCGTTCCGTACCATTCATGACTCACAAGTCGCATATACCGCGCATCAGATCCAAGCACTCGATAGGGGCGATTTTACGGACGTCACTGATAAGGCAGTTTCTGCAGTGCGTGAAGGCGGGAGAACCATGGGAACTCTGGATCATATACGTGCTGATGCCCTTGGCGATCAACGAGATGACCAGGTTAGCCAGAATAACTGGAACAAGACCTATAAGTATCATACTTTCGGTGTTCCGCTCACGATGGTTCCGGGTGCCGGTGACACCTTCCAGAGGCTTCTTGATATTGGCGCAGGGCAGGAGGCCGAGAACCTCAATAATGACGTGGCCGACAAGACAAAGGAGCAATTGATCACGGAGTATGAGGAGAGAGGATACCCTCGCCTGCGTGAAATGATCCACGAACAGGCCAGGGCGACTGGTATTTCCGACAGTGAGATTATGGCTACCGGAAGAGGTGTGGGAGATCTTCGCGGTGAGGCAAACTCTTGGTATAACAATGGAATGGGCAATGCGCGTGGATCCACCGGGGAGACTAGTTGATTAGGTTCCGGGACGCTGGCGCCAAGAATTCTAAGCGCCTTGCGGTAATTGGAATTGCGGTGATCCTCGTGGTCGTCGGCGTGTTCACCATGCTTTCGTGTGAAGATGAGAAACCGGAAGACGATGCGCGGTTCTGTCGAAGCGTGCTCCCATTGAAGGATGAGGGGAGGTCGGACTCGATTGACCGTTGCGGTGAAAGACTGGAGTCAGCGATGACTGGCCGCCCGCCAGGGGCTGCTCGACCGAAAGACCCTGTTCCGCACACCGATAAACAGATCCGTGCCTTCGAGAATGTTGTCAATGCATATGCGCGGCACACCGCCAACGACTATTCCCGGATGCCGGGTCAAATCCGGGGCAACATGGCCAGCGCTCTCACTTATTATTCCCGGGAAGTGCACGAGATTCTTGGTGGCCAGGTAGATGGTGGATACCCTGAACAGCGAGTCAAAGTGGAGCAGACGTCCTTGAGGGGTTTCATCCGGGCGGTCGCTGAGGACAGCAAGAGTTTTCACGCGGTTCGAGAAGCCCAGATGGGCTATATCGCGGAGGATATTCAGCAGCTGGATAGAAGGATTCTATCTGTAGAGCCCCGTGGTGACACGGATGAGGCACGCGAAGTCGTTGTGGAAGCCGGGTCGGTCGTAGGAGCTCTTACCCGGATACGTGCTGAAGCTCTGAGCGGGGAGAGCAGTGACAAAGGAAGTGCGGAATCAGAAGCTGAGCTGAGCAAGGACTACGAGGAAAACGGCTACCCGCGACTTCGAAATCTGATCCACGAGCGTGCCCGGGAAGTAGGAATTCCAGAGGGTGACATATCTAATTCTGGAGGTCGCCTAGCTGATATAACGGGCTGGGCCAATGCGGCCTACAACGCGAAGTGAATCGCTGGCGTTTCCCACAGGCCGCATAGGTGTTGGCTTCGCATAACTGACACCTGCGTCCACGAGGTTGAAGCGGTGGGGAGCGGCTCTGTCCGCCGAAGCGCGCGTGCAGCGGGTCGAGTTCGGGCGCCGGGGGGGGGGTGTCGGATGGGTTGACTTGGGGAGGGGGAGGAGTAGCGTCGCGCTGTGCGTAATCCCGTACGTGGTTCGAAATTACGAACGTGACATTGGCGCACCCGTGGTGAAGGAGCCTCACCGATGACATCCCAGGGACCCCGCAGACGGTCCGTGCTGACCGCGGCCGGTGCTGCCGCCGCTATTCCCGTGGCGGCGGCGCCGGTGGCAAGTGCCGCCCCGCGTACGCGCGCCGGCAGCGCTGCTGGCGACGGCGGCGGCCGCCGTGGCCGTGGGCATGAGGCGCCGCGCAAGGAGTTGTTCGGGCGGCTCGGCGACGGGACCAAGGTGTACGCCTGGACCTTCGCGAACGGCGGCACCCGGCTGCGCGTGCTGTCCTACGGCGGCACCGTCCAGTCGCTGGAGGTGCCGGACCGGGACGGCCGGACCGCGAACGTGTCCCTCGGTTACGCCACGCTCGACGACTACGCCGGCAAAGACAACACGTACTACTTCGGCGCGCTCATCGGCCGCTACGGCAACCGCGTCGCCGGCGGCAGGTTCGAACTCGACGGCACCGAGTACCAGTTGCCGCTGAACGACGACCCCAACAGCCTGCACGGCGGCCCCAGGGGCTTCGACAAGCGGGTGTGGGACGTCGAGCCGCTCACCGAAGGCGCCAGAGGCACCGGCACGGGAGGCACCGGAGACGCCGAAGGGACCGAAGGCACCGGAGCCGCGGACCCCGGGATCGCGCTCACGTACGTCAGCGCCGACGGGGAGGCGGGCTATCCCGGCCGGCTCCGCGTACGCGTCACCTACACCCTGAACGACAGGGGCGAGTGGCGCATCGACTACACGGCCACCACCAGCAGGCCCACCGTGGTCAACCTGACGAATCACACCTACTTCAACCTCGCGGGCGAGGGCAGCGACACCGTCCACGACCACGAGGTGCGGATGGAGGCCGCCCGCTACACCCCCGTCGGCGAGACCCTCATCCCCACCGGCGAACTGGCCCCCGTGGCGGGCACCCCGTTCGACTTCCGCCGCGGCAAGACCATCGGCGCCGATCTGCGCGACAGCCACCGGCAGGTGAGCTACGGGCAGGGCATCGACCACAACTTCGTACTGGACAAGGGCGTGACGTCGCGGCCGGGCCCGGCCGTCACCGTACGGGAGCCCGTCTCCGGCCGCGTGATGACCGTATCGACGACGGAGCCGGGCGTGCAGTTCTACACGGGCAACTTCCTCGACGGCACGGCCGTGGGCAGCGGCGGCCACAGCTACCGGCAGGGGGACGGGTTCTGCCTGGAGACGCAGCACTTCCCGGACTCGCCGAACCAGCCGCGGTTCCCCTCCACCGTGCTGCGGCCGGGCGAGACGTACCGCAGCACCACCGTGTACGGCTTCTCCGCCCGCTGACGCTCCAACGGTGCGGAGCAGGGCGTCAGGAGGACGGCGCGAGCCGTTCCAGGTCGGCCGGCGTGCCCGACATGACGGCGCGCACGTGCTCCGTGATGTGTTCCAGCGGCCAGTCCCACCAGGCCACCGCCAGCAGGCGGGCGACGTCCGCGTCGTCGTGGCGGCGGCGGATGAGCCTGGCGGGATTGCCGCCGGCGATGCCGTAGTCGGGCACGTCGTCGACGACCACCGAGCCGGACGCGATGACCGCGCCGTGCCCGATGCGGACGCCGGGCATGACCATGGCTCCGTGCCCGAACCACACGTCGTGTCCGACGACCGTGTCGCCCCGCCCCGGCAGCCCCGTGATCAGGTCGAAGTGGTCGGCCCAGGAGCCGCCCATGATCGGGAACGGGAAGGTGGAGGGGCCGTCCATACGGTGGTTGGCGCCGTTCATGATGAACCGCACCCCCGTGCCCAGCGCGCAGAACCTGCCGATGCGCAGCTTCTCCGGGCCGTAGTGGTAGAGCACGTTCCGGGTCTCGAACGCGGTCGGCTCGTCCGGGTCGTCGTAGTACGTGAACTCGCCGACCTCGATGAGTTCGGAGGTCACCAGCGGCTTCAGCAGGACGACGCGCGGCTGGTCGGGCAACGGGTGCAGGACTGTCGGGTCGGCGGGGACGGGGGACATGGCGGGCGGACCCTTTCGGCTGTGCTCCGGAGGACGCTGATCATCCCATCTCGAGGTCCGCGCTGTCGTGGATGAGTTCGGCGACGCTGAACCGGCAGTGGTACGTGTCCGTCACGCCGTCCACCACCAGCAGGATGCCGTCGGCCTGCTCGTAGAGCCGCCGCCTGCGGGGCGACGTCGGGTGCACGGGCGAGAAGTCGCGGGCCTGTTTGCGCAGTGCCCGCATCGCCTGCTCGTGCGTGCCCTC includes:
- a CDS encoding aldose epimerase family protein, translating into MTSQGPRRRSVLTAAGAAAAIPVAAAPVASAAPRTRAGSAAGDGGGRRGRGHEAPRKELFGRLGDGTKVYAWTFANGGTRLRVLSYGGTVQSLEVPDRDGRTANVSLGYATLDDYAGKDNTYYFGALIGRYGNRVAGGRFELDGTEYQLPLNDDPNSLHGGPRGFDKRVWDVEPLTEGARGTGTGGTGDAEGTEGTGAADPGIALTYVSADGEAGYPGRLRVRVTYTLNDRGEWRIDYTATTSRPTVVNLTNHTYFNLAGEGSDTVHDHEVRMEAARYTPVGETLIPTGELAPVAGTPFDFRRGKTIGADLRDSHRQVSYGQGIDHNFVLDKGVTSRPGPAVTVREPVSGRVMTVSTTEPGVQFYTGNFLDGTAVGSGGHSYRQGDGFCLETQHFPDSPNQPRFPSTVLRPGETYRSTTVYGFSAR
- a CDS encoding CatB-related O-acetyltransferase produces the protein MSPVPADPTVLHPLPDQPRVVLLKPLVTSELIEVGEFTYYDDPDEPTAFETRNVLYHYGPEKLRIGRFCALGTGVRFIMNGANHRMDGPSTFPFPIMGGSWADHFDLITGLPGRGDTVVGHDVWFGHGAMVMPGVRIGHGAVIASGSVVVDDVPDYGIAGGNPARLIRRRHDDADVARLLAVAWWDWPLEHITEHVRAVMSGTPADLERLAPSS